A window of [Ruminococcus] lactaris ATCC 29176 genomic DNA:
TCAGTGGGCAGACAGCAGAATCCATGCAGAAAGATATAGAAACGGGATTAAAATATTTTGAACGGATCTGTATCAATATTATGGTGGAAAATACAACACCGATCCGTCCGGATCAGGAAGTGATCCGACTTTTTGTGGAACAGATTTATCCGAAATATAAAGAAAACCAAAGGGTGGATATTTTGCTTCAAAATACAGATTTTGGAGTCGGAGGAGAAGAAAAGGAGAAAGAAGAAAATGAATGAGATATTATTGGTTTTAAGTCTTTTGGTTATATATGGAAGTGTTCTGTTAGTTTACAGATTATTTGGGAAAAGCGGATTGTATTGTTTTACAGCGATCGCTACGATTACCGCCAATATTGAAGTGCTGATCATGGTGGACGCATTCGGAATGGAGCAGACTCTGGGGAATATCCTTTTTGCGTCGACATTTCTTGTTACGGATATCATCAGTGAGGTAGACGGGAAAAAGGCAGCACAGAAAGCAGTAAATATCGGAATTTTTACGTCGGTATTTTTTATCGTAGTTTCCCAGTCCTGGCTTTTATACAGACCGAGTGCGAGCGACTGGGCACAGCCGGCGATCAAAGAGATTTTTTCCAATACACCAAGACTGATGATCGTCAGTGTGCTGGTTTATGCAATCTGTCAGCGGTTTGATGTATGGGCTTATCATAAATGGTGGGCGATTACCAAAAAGCATTTCAATGGAGATTCAAGAAAAGCATTATGGCTGAGAAATAACGGGTCGACACTGATCTCACAGTTACTAAATACATTATTGTATACTTTTGGGGCATTCTGGGGAATGTATCAGTTCCCAACTCTGGTCAGTATCGCACTGGCGAGTTATGTGATCTTTATCATTACGAGTATTGCAGATACACCATTTGTTTATCTGGCGAGAAAAATGCATGAAAAAGGCAGTATCCCGGAGGGACAGCAGTAAGGATTTTATTAAATAATATCAGAAGTTCAGGGGAAATGCGAAAGACGAACTAACAGGAAAAAGTCAGTTAGCAATATCATAGAAGTCAGTCATTTGCGAAAAGATATTTTCCATTATCTGGCAATGTGAGTGACAGGAAGGACAAAAAAATCTGGGATGTAAAGCACCTGCAGCACACTGGTGCTTTATTGTATCAAGATATTCATAAGTATGCTTAAAAAATTCTTTATTTGTAGGTCTGTTGTCAGAACTGCTTCTGCCGAAGACTTTTTTGAGCATACGGTCGTTGGAAGAGACCCATATAGTGAGAATACTATTTCGTATATTCTTCTCGACACATTTCCATGTTGTGCCGTAGTGATTCGCAATATCAATGTATAAAAATTTCGTAATACAAGAGATACAGTGAGGGTCTTCTTCCATAAGAAGGAGGCCGTAGACAATATAATCGTAACCAAGGTTTGTCTTTGAAGTACCAAGCTTTTCAAGTGTATCAAACAATAATTCTTTATAATTCATGAACCTTCTCCTCTCAGATGAGAACATCGTTCCTTGATAATATGTTAAAATGAGATGAAAAAAGACGCAACAAAAATTTTTCGAAGATTTTCGAACTCGTGGGAAATGTTGTAGCCTGCAAATAAAAAGTCAAGGCTAAATTGAAAGAACATTGAAAATTTTATACAGGTTGAGTTTGCACCAGTTTTGATAATGGTCAAGCCATAAAGTTCCGTGAGTAATGGAAGAAGGCAATGCTTTGAGAAAAAGATGAGAGCAATATTCTGAAAACTACTTGAGATTTTTGGGAAAATCTGCTAAAATACCTTTGTATGTCTATGGGGTAAGGGAATTCATATCCTTTTGCCTTAGAAATTATGGAAGGAGGACTTGACTATGGCAAACGGAAATGCGACAATTATTGTCGGCTCGGCTCGGCTCGGCTCGGCTCGGCTCGGCTCGGCTCGGCTCGGCAGGAGCATAGTGCCGTTTTTTCAGCGTGTCAAGTCTTATTTCATACAATTTATAACGAACCGGTTGCTGGAGACAGGGTGCATTATGCCTTGGCTTCGGCTTTTTGCGTTTGCCGGAGGAAGAAAATAGCGGATAGAATTATTTTGGAGGAATGAAAATGAAGAAGAAACTTTTAAGCCTTCTGCTTGCGTTGTGCCTTGTGATGGCACTTGTTCCGATGACAGCGTTTGCAGAAGAGAACGAGCAAAGCAGCAAAACCTCAATCACAACAGTAGATGAGCTTTTGGAATTTGCAAAAGCTGTGGACAATGGCGAATATGACGATAAAACAGATGCGGTTGTATCTCTTGATGCAGATTTGGATTTAACAGGTGTTGCGTGGACACCAATTGGCAGCGTATTTGCTGCTGATGGAACTCTGCTGCATTACTTCAGCGGCAAATTTTACGGAAACGGGCATACGATTTCCAATTTGGATTTTTCCGAAAACTACGGAAAGACAGAGTATCCGTCTTTCGGGTTTTTCAGTGAGGTTTACGGCGCTGAAATTTCCGGTTTGACAATTCAAGGCAAGCTGAATGTGTCCAATTCAGGGTATGTCTATTTTGGAACGGTAGCGGGCGTTGCAGCAGACAGCAAAATTTCTGACTGTGCTTCAAATGTGTCGTTCACGGATACAGACAAATATATTAACGGTACTGTGGCTTTGTGCGGATATGCGATAAATAGCACGATTGAATACTGCCAAAACAAGGGGGATTTTTCAATAACGCAGGATGTCACCTCTTTTCAGATGGGCGGTATCGTAGGTCTTGCTCAAAACAGCACCGTACAGTATTGTGCCAATACGGGCGATCTGACCTCTTGGACACCCTGTACTGGCGGAATTGTTGGACAGTTGATTCAGAACTCAAAGGTCATAAATTGTTATTCCACCGGGAAAATAGTTCCTCTTGGTAAGGGAACTACGGATTTCGGCGGCATTGCAGGTACAGTTGGCACAGGAACAGAAATAAGACATTGTTATTTCGCCGGGGAAGTGGATCTATCTCAATATACTGCCACTACACCTTATAAGCGTTTAGGCGGTATTGTCGGCGGTGTTTCTTCTGATACACCCGTTTTTGAAAACAATTATTTCATTGAAACAGAAAATGTTACTGCTTGCAGTAAGTATACGGAAGCAGGTACAGCAAAGTCCCTTGAATATATGGAAACTGAGGATTTCTTTAATGAGATTACTACTGCCGGCGGCAATTATCGATTTAATTCTAATGGAACGCCCCTCTTGCCAGCACCGAAATATGCAGTTTCTTTTGTTGTAACACCTGCTGAGTTGGCGAATGTAGTCATTAAAGTGAATGGTCAGGAAGTAGCAAACCCGGTTGATTTGGAAACGGGTACTTATACTGTCGAAGTCAGTGCAGATAATTGCGAGGTTTTCAATCTCAATATTACGATTACGGCTGATACAGCAACTCATACGCAGACTATTGCAATGACTTATTTACCTGCAGACTACACTAAGGTCGACGGAGCCATTGACAAGGCAAATGCACTGAACAAAGACAACTACAAGGACTTCTCTGCTGTAGAAGCTGCTGTCAAAGCTGTTGTCCGTGGTAAAAATATTATGGAACAATCTGAAGTAGACAAGATGGCAAAGGCTATCGAAGATGCGATTGCTGCTCTTGAGAAAAAGCCTGCCAGTACCAAACCGGGAACATCCGATAAGTGTCCGCAGACTGGCGATACAAGCAGCCTTGCCTTGTGGATTGTCCTGCTGTTTACCAGCGGCGGTGCAGCCATTGCTACAACGGTTGTAAGCAGAAAGAAAAAGTACAACAGATAATTGAATAGCGTTCCATTGTTATATCGAAAGAAAACGCCCAGAATCGTCCCGAAACCATACAGCGGGAAACGGTTTTGGGCGTTCTTTCTTGATGAGCGTGGCAGGAAGAAGTATAACGAGCTTTGCAGGAAATGCGAAAGGAGCTGCAAGCAGAGCTTCTGTGCCACCGTTATTCACTGCCCACACTATCTATCGAAAAGGAGAACGAGACAATGACAGACTATCCGAACAACATTTCCGCAAAGCTGGAAATCATCAAGGCAAGCGAGATTACCCCGAGAATCCAATACTTTCCAGTGGATTCCATACAAACATGATAGCAATTATTCTCGATAAGCCAGTTGTGAAACCTCTGAATATCTGAGTTGATGGTTGAAAAAGATTTTTGCAGATATTCGGATATGCCATCCTTATTGGTAGTTACGATGGTTGCAACGATAATATTTTTTGCGTATTTCGTGTTGCATAAGATTGTAAAATACGCTTAAAAAGTCCAAAATAATAGAATCATTTCAGTAAAAGAAAAAGCGGAGAACCCTTATTTTAAAGGCTTTCTCCGCTATCCTTGAAATTACGCACCTTTTTGAAAAAACGGAGTTGGTGGGATTCGAACCCACGTGCCCCGGAGGGCAAACGCATTTCGAGTGCGCCCCGTTATGACCACTTCGATACAACTCCAAAATGTTGTCAAATGCTATACAACTCAATCATTATAACAGAAAGCAGGTTAAAAAGAAACCCCTTTTATTCCAGTATTTTTCCATAAAATAAAAGGGTTTGTGGAATAAAAGTGATGGAAAGATCAAATAATGTAGAAAGAAAATCTATGCAGAGGATGCAAAACAAAAATAAAAGGAGGCAGACGGGGTGATCAATATACAGAAAGCAGCAGTGATCGGATGTGGATTTGTAGGGGCATCAATAGCCTATACGCTTATGCAGAAAGGGATTTTTTCAGAACTGGTTCTGATTGATGCAGTCATGGAAAAAGCAGAGGGAGAAGCAATGGATATCAGTCATGGACTTCCATTTGCCCATGCGATGGATATTTATGCGGGAACATATGCCGATATCGCAGATGCATCAATTCTCATTATTACAGCAGGGGCAAATCAGAAAGAGGGGGAGACAAGACTGGATCTGGTACAGAAAAATGCAGGTATCATGCGTTCAATTATCGGAAATATCAGAAAAACTGCTTTTGACGGACTACTTCTGATCGTATCGAATCCGGTAGATATTCTGACAGAGGTTGCACTGAGAGAGTCGGGCTATCCTGAAGAGCGGGTCATCGGTTCAGGAACTGTTCTTGATACAGCACGATTAAAATACCTGATCAGCGAAGAACTGGAGATTGACAGCAGAAATGTGCATGCTTTTATTGTCGGGGAACATGGCGACAGTGAGCTTGCAGTGTGGAGTTGTGCCAATATATATGGGATCCCGGTGGAAAAGTTTGCAGAACTGCGGCGGCAGAAGGGATTTTCGGAGGAAATGAAGGAAATATACTGTAGTGTAAGAGACAGTGCTTATGAGATCATTAAACGAAAAGGAGCGACTTATTATGGAATCGGAATGGCAGCGGCTAAGATTGCAGAAGCACTGGTCAGGGACAGTCATACGGTTGCACCGGTATCAGTTCATTTAAACGGAGAATACGGACTGCAGGATCTGTGTCTGAGTATTCCGACCGTTCTGGGAAAAAATGGTGCAGAGCAGATATTAGAAATCAATTTTAATGAAGAAGAAAAAAGGAAATTATGGCATTCGGCAGAGGAACTGAAAAAAATATTAGCCCGGATCTGAAAAAACTCCCTCTGGTCGGACTGACACGGAGAGAGTCTGAAAGCAGAAAACTGCTTTTGGATTGTCTGAAATTTACTGCTGGTACTTGGAAATATGAGCCTTGATTGCCTCAAAACTTTCCGCACTGATCACATGTTCCATCCTGCAGGCATCTTCTGATGCAATCTCCGGGTCTACCCCAAGCTGGGTGAGCCAGGAAGAAAGCAGGGTATGACGTTCATAAATACGATCTGCAATTTCTTTTCCGGTTTCGGTGAGTGTAATGAAGCCCTCAGGAGAAACGATAATATGATGTGCTTCTCTCAGCTTTTTCATGGCAACACTGACACTGGATTTTTTGAAGTTAAGTTCTGTTGCAATATCTACGGATCGTACAACCGGATGAGTCTTACTCAACATCAGTATCGTTTCCAGATAATTTTCAGAAGATTCATTTACTTGCATGGACATACACCTCTATTACTTATAATTCTTTCCTTGTCCTTTAGTTACTATTCACAGCATGAATAATAAATACAGTATAACATAAATAATGAAATATGAACAGCAAATCTTTTTTATATTGATAGATTATGTTATAATTGAACAAATAATAGAAAGCGTTTTTTCTTTATATATACCAGTGAGGAAATGGCATAGAGAGAAAAGATTAAAGGGAGAGGGTTGAATGAAAAGAGAGGAGATCCAGAGGCTGATCCGGATTGCAGAAGAGCAGATGAGCCATGCCTATGCTCCATATTCGCATTTTCAGGTAGGTGCGGCACTCCTGACAGCCGGTGGAAAAGTGTATGCAGGCTGTAATATTGAAAATGCGGCATATACACCGTCGAATTGTGCGGAAAGGACCGCGTTTTTTAAAGCTGTAAGCGAGGGCGAAAGGAAATTTTCAGCAATCTGTATTGTTGGTGGAATGAACGGGATTGCAGTGGAGTATACAGCTCCCTGTGGTGTGTGCCGGCAGGTGATGATGGAATTTTGTCAACCGGAGACTTTTCAGATTATTCTTGCGGTGGACGAGGAAAATTATAAAGTCTGTTCTTTACGGGAACTGTTTCCGTTTGGCTTCGGGCCGGATAATTTGCAGGAACGGGATGAATAAAAATGCAGAGATTTGTATGAGAGTACAGGTCTTTGCATTTTTTTTACACCTGAGAAATTCGCAAAGCATCTTTTTGTAGTTCATG
This region includes:
- a CDS encoding L-lactate dehydrogenase; amino-acid sequence: MINIQKAAVIGCGFVGASIAYTLMQKGIFSELVLIDAVMEKAEGEAMDISHGLPFAHAMDIYAGTYADIADASILIITAGANQKEGETRLDLVQKNAGIMRSIIGNIRKTAFDGLLLIVSNPVDILTEVALRESGYPEERVIGSGTVLDTARLKYLISEELEIDSRNVHAFIVGEHGDSELAVWSCANIYGIPVEKFAELRRQKGFSEEMKEIYCSVRDSAYEIIKRKGATYYGIGMAAAKIAEALVRDSHTVAPVSVHLNGEYGLQDLCLSIPTVLGKNGAEQILEINFNEEEKRKLWHSAEELKKILARI
- a CDS encoding cytidine deaminase, whose translation is MKREEIQRLIRIAEEQMSHAYAPYSHFQVGAALLTAGGKVYAGCNIENAAYTPSNCAERTAFFKAVSEGERKFSAICIVGGMNGIAVEYTAPCGVCRQVMMEFCQPETFQIILAVDEENYKVCSLRELFPFGFGPDNLQERDE
- a CDS encoding queuosine precursor transporter — encoded protein: MNEILLVLSLLVIYGSVLLVYRLFGKSGLYCFTAIATITANIEVLIMVDAFGMEQTLGNILFASTFLVTDIISEVDGKKAAQKAVNIGIFTSVFFIVVSQSWLLYRPSASDWAQPAIKEIFSNTPRLMIVSVLVYAICQRFDVWAYHKWWAITKKHFNGDSRKALWLRNNGSTLISQLLNTLLYTFGAFWGMYQFPTLVSIALASYVIFIITSIADTPFVYLARKMHEKGSIPEGQQ
- a CDS encoding metal-dependent transcriptional regulator produces the protein MQVNESSENYLETILMLSKTHPVVRSVDIATELNFKKSSVSVAMKKLREAHHIIVSPEGFITLTETGKEIADRIYERHTLLSSWLTQLGVDPEIASEDACRMEHVISAESFEAIKAHISKYQQ
- a CDS encoding sporulation initiation factor Spo0A C-terminal domain-containing protein, with product MNYKELLFDTLEKLGTSKTNLGYDYIVYGLLLMEEDPHCISCITKFLYIDIANHYGTTWKCVEKNIRNSILTIWVSSNDRMLKKVFGRSSSDNRPTNKEFFKHTYEYLDTIKHQCAAGALHPRFFCPSCHSHCQIMENIFSQMTDFYDIAN
- a CDS encoding GLUG motif-containing protein, which gives rise to MKKKLLSLLLALCLVMALVPMTAFAEENEQSSKTSITTVDELLEFAKAVDNGEYDDKTDAVVSLDADLDLTGVAWTPIGSVFAADGTLLHYFSGKFYGNGHTISNLDFSENYGKTEYPSFGFFSEVYGAEISGLTIQGKLNVSNSGYVYFGTVAGVAADSKISDCASNVSFTDTDKYINGTVALCGYAINSTIEYCQNKGDFSITQDVTSFQMGGIVGLAQNSTVQYCANTGDLTSWTPCTGGIVGQLIQNSKVINCYSTGKIVPLGKGTTDFGGIAGTVGTGTEIRHCYFAGEVDLSQYTATTPYKRLGGIVGGVSSDTPVFENNYFIETENVTACSKYTEAGTAKSLEYMETEDFFNEITTAGGNYRFNSNGTPLLPAPKYAVSFVVTPAELANVVIKVNGQEVANPVDLETGTYTVEVSADNCEVFNLNITITADTATHTQTIAMTYLPADYTKVDGAIDKANALNKDNYKDFSAVEAAVKAVVRGKNIMEQSEVDKMAKAIEDAIAALEKKPASTKPGTSDKCPQTGDTSSLALWIVLLFTSGGAAIATTVVSRKKKYNR